The following proteins are encoded in a genomic region of Hymenobacter siberiensis:
- a CDS encoding cupin domain-containing protein, producing the protein MNTIREATRTLGMGDSCYVPPLAWHSVVCTAAGILVDAFTPRRDDFLSQQ; encoded by the coding sequence TTGAACACCATTAGGGAAGCAACGCGCACCCTGGGCATGGGCGATAGCTGCTATGTGCCGCCCCTGGCGTGGCACAGCGTGGTGTGCACGGCGGCCGGCATCCTGGTCGACGCCTTCACGCCCCGCCGCGACGATTTCCTGAGTCAGCAGTAG
- a CDS encoding cupin domain-containing protein, whose product MTPLPPAETAQPAFVTDAQAAWETTGPGVRRKVLAHGPGLMLTRVAFETGSIGARHQHPHAQLSYVESGAFEHH is encoded by the coding sequence ATGACGCCACTACCTCCCGCCGAAACGGCGCAACCTGCTTTCGTGACTGATGCTCAGGCGGCCTGGGAAACCACCGGCCCCGGCGTGCGCCGCAAAGTGCTGGCCCACGGCCCCGGCCTGATGCTCACCCGCGTAGCCTTCGAAACCGGGAGCATTGGGGCCCGCCACCAGCACCCGCACGCCCAACTGAGCTACGTGGAAAGCGGCGCGTTTGAACACCATTAG
- a CDS encoding RagB/SusD family nutrient uptake outer membrane protein — protein MGYYSGPLLSASPIYGSTQAQIRPLSTYFYAFDSTDVRRDITLTTYSIDGANNQKGLLLSVLTDGKFRRDWRVPTLAGTGNCLGYNWPLIRFADVLLMFAETDNEINKGPTAAAVAALREVRQRGFGGSTTLGQIPTPANQTDMFNAIASERFLEFGGEGIRKYDLLRWNLLDTKITEARANLARLAGAQAPYTFVPASMYYRVTGGQVVWARSFYRPSPAATPTGTTAVAWRTAVTSALIANIASEYAPGKGKELLPFPQGTIDTNKNPGFKQNAGY, from the coding sequence ATGGGCTACTACAGCGGCCCGCTGCTGAGCGCCTCGCCCATCTACGGCAGCACCCAGGCCCAGATTCGGCCCCTGTCCACCTACTTCTACGCCTTCGACTCGACCGATGTGCGCCGCGATATTACCCTGACTACTTACAGCATCGACGGGGCCAACAACCAGAAGGGGCTATTGCTGAGCGTCCTTACCGATGGCAAGTTCCGGCGCGACTGGCGCGTGCCCACCCTGGCCGGCACGGGCAACTGCCTGGGCTACAACTGGCCCCTCATCCGCTTCGCCGACGTGCTGCTGATGTTTGCCGAAACCGACAACGAAATCAATAAAGGCCCCACGGCGGCGGCTGTGGCGGCTCTGCGTGAAGTGCGCCAGCGCGGTTTTGGTGGCAGCACCACCCTGGGCCAGATTCCGACTCCGGCCAACCAGACCGATATGTTTAACGCCATCGCCAGTGAGCGGTTTCTGGAATTCGGGGGCGAAGGCATCCGCAAGTACGACCTGCTGCGCTGGAACCTACTCGATACCAAAATCACGGAAGCCCGCGCCAACCTTGCCAGGTTGGCGGGCGCGCAGGCTCCCTACACCTTCGTGCCCGCCAGCATGTACTACCGCGTAACCGGCGGCCAGGTGGTGTGGGCCCGCTCGTTCTACCGCCCTTCGCCGGCTGCCACGCCCACCGGCACCACTGCCGTAGCCTGGCGCACGGCCGTGACGTCCGCCCTCATCGCCAATATCGCTTCAGAGTACGCGCCTGGCAAAGGCAAGGAGCTGCTGCCCTTCCCCCAGGGCACCATCGATACGAATAAGAATCCCGGATTTAAGCAAAATGCTGGTTATTAA
- a CDS encoding beta strand repeat-containing protein, with amino-acid sequence MKRLLLSLLALMPLGSWAQTLTQADFTGVVVPQYLSNGNNSGTATFPGPRLAVAFRATLTNLTASTLYRYYVQAAMQSEFGASASGAGIVLLATPGTTPATTTYTTSSTGSLSTAGSYATFTTDATGSYTGWFFFVNSNNATRFQTPGTVLFPTITLAADATPATVVARRALNQSITLLGFLSGAGATNGTLLTGSSSATPNNVVFTYDNVAGTGRPLSGAVVESIGVATGTTQTGATPYTYSTTGGSYTTVVPNTLATGVRRVEQRSIVDNSVVGCASSTTGVWPSGANTVNPTGGITTPLVLTATDTPLNTSACGTVATASVTATPAGPLTFATTTNTASATQTVTVGGSTLTANLVVTASTGYEVASAAAGPFSASVSLTPASGVVAATPVYVRLASAATASTVAGTLTVASTGATSQTITLNGTVTAAAALPTIASFTPTSGPVGTTVTVTGTNFTGASGATLNSLAVNNFMAMSATSVMFDVPTNATSGVITVTTAAGTATSTGIFTVTVAVVTPVVSALTPGVLVTGSAATTLVITGTGFTSTSTVNFNGVSYPQSTSTATSIEAVIPASALTVAGSYPVSVTNTAGTSNAFTLTVNNPSTATAYENFEAGTKTSYNAAAVVLTSGSWTFSDALIGTAFNDRSNGLKSARIRVGFIRMDFDKPNGAGTVIVNAGSFGVDTPVSFILEVSTDGGTTFTTVPGAPALLTSTLTRYTFTVNRSGNVRFRITSTATVATTRISIDDISIANYTGTATLASQALPGLSVFPNPAADRVTVSLPTAGAATVALRDLTGRVVLAPAALGADKQLVLPTSLASGVYLLEVKQGGVTAVRRIEKN; translated from the coding sequence ATGAAAAGACTTCTTCTCTCGCTGCTGGCGCTTATGCCGCTAGGCAGCTGGGCCCAAACGCTTACCCAAGCCGACTTTACGGGTGTGGTAGTGCCTCAGTATCTGAGCAATGGCAACAATAGTGGCACGGCTACCTTTCCAGGCCCACGCCTGGCAGTAGCCTTCCGTGCTACGCTTACTAACCTCACCGCCAGCACGCTGTACCGCTACTACGTGCAGGCCGCTATGCAATCGGAATTCGGCGCTTCGGCTTCCGGCGCGGGCATTGTGCTGCTGGCCACGCCGGGCACCACGCCGGCCACCACTACCTATACCACGTCCAGCACGGGTAGCCTGTCTACGGCCGGCTCGTATGCCACCTTCACCACCGACGCCACGGGCAGCTATACGGGCTGGTTTTTCTTCGTGAACTCGAACAACGCCACCCGTTTCCAGACGCCGGGCACGGTCCTGTTCCCCACCATCACGCTGGCTGCCGATGCTACTCCGGCTACCGTGGTAGCCCGTCGGGCCCTCAACCAGAGCATCACCCTGCTGGGCTTCCTGTCGGGGGCCGGGGCCACCAACGGCACCCTGCTCACCGGCTCGTCGTCGGCCACGCCCAACAACGTGGTGTTTACCTATGACAACGTAGCCGGCACCGGCCGCCCGCTGAGCGGGGCCGTGGTCGAAAGCATTGGCGTAGCCACCGGCACCACCCAAACCGGTGCCACTCCCTACACGTACAGCACCACCGGCGGCTCCTACACCACCGTGGTGCCCAACACCCTAGCCACCGGCGTGCGCCGCGTAGAGCAGCGCTCCATTGTTGATAACTCGGTGGTAGGCTGCGCTTCCAGCACCACCGGCGTATGGCCCAGCGGTGCCAATACGGTAAACCCCACCGGCGGCATCACCACGCCCCTGGTGCTCACTGCTACCGATACGCCCCTGAACACCAGCGCCTGTGGCACGGTGGCCACGGCTTCCGTCACAGCTACGCCGGCCGGCCCGCTCACGTTTGCTACCACCACCAACACGGCTTCGGCCACCCAAACGGTTACCGTTGGCGGCAGCACCCTCACGGCCAACCTCGTCGTAACGGCTTCTACGGGCTACGAAGTAGCTTCGGCCGCCGCCGGCCCCTTCAGCGCCAGCGTATCGCTCACGCCCGCCAGCGGCGTGGTAGCTGCCACACCCGTGTATGTACGGTTGGCCAGCGCGGCCACGGCCAGCACCGTTGCCGGCACGCTCACGGTGGCCAGCACCGGCGCCACCAGCCAGACCATCACCCTGAACGGTACGGTTACGGCTGCGGCCGCCCTGCCCACCATCGCCAGCTTCACGCCCACCAGCGGCCCCGTTGGCACCACTGTTACCGTAACCGGTACCAACTTCACCGGCGCGAGCGGTGCTACGCTCAACAGCCTGGCCGTGAACAACTTTATGGCAATGAGCGCCACGTCGGTAATGTTTGACGTGCCCACCAACGCCACCAGTGGTGTCATTACCGTGACCACGGCAGCCGGCACGGCCACTAGCACGGGCATCTTCACGGTGACGGTTGCGGTCGTAACGCCGGTAGTTTCGGCCCTGACGCCCGGCGTACTCGTGACGGGTAGTGCCGCTACTACGCTGGTTATCACCGGCACGGGCTTCACCAGCACTTCCACGGTTAACTTCAACGGGGTTTCGTACCCCCAGTCCACCAGCACGGCCACTTCCATTGAGGCCGTTATCCCGGCCAGCGCCCTGACCGTGGCCGGTTCCTACCCCGTGTCGGTTACGAACACGGCCGGTACGTCCAACGCCTTCACCCTGACGGTGAATAACCCCAGCACAGCTACCGCTTACGAAAATTTCGAAGCCGGTACCAAAACGTCGTATAACGCTGCTGCCGTGGTCCTAACCAGCGGCTCCTGGACATTCTCCGATGCCCTCATCGGCACGGCCTTCAACGACCGTTCTAACGGCCTGAAATCGGCCCGCATCCGCGTCGGCTTCATCCGCATGGACTTCGACAAGCCCAACGGCGCTGGTACCGTGATTGTGAACGCCGGCTCGTTTGGCGTCGACACTCCGGTTTCCTTCATTTTGGAAGTTTCGACCGACGGTGGCACCACCTTCACCACGGTGCCCGGCGCGCCGGCCCTGCTCACCAGCACACTCACGCGCTACACCTTCACGGTGAACCGGAGCGGCAACGTGCGTTTCCGCATCACGAGCACGGCCACGGTTGCTACCACGCGCATCAGCATCGATGATATCTCCATTGCCAACTATACCGGTACGGCCACGCTGGCCAGCCAGGCGCTGCCCGGCCTGTCGGTGTTCCCGAACCCGGCGGCCGACCGTGTCACGGTAAGCCTGCCCACGGCGGGTGCTGCTACAGTTGCTCTGCGCGACCTGACCGGCCGCGTGGTGCTGGCCCCGGCCGCGCTGGGTGCCGATAAGCAATTGGTGCTGCCGACCTCGCTGGCCTCGGGCGTTTACTTGCTGGAGGTGAAGCAGGGCGGTGTGACCGCCGTGCGCCGCATCGAGAAAAACTAA
- the murI gene encoding glutamate racemase — MTTAAPAPAVSAALAARPIGMFDSGIGGLTVARAVARRLPHEQIVYFGDTAHLPYGDKSTAAIQAYSVKICDLLLRQNCKLIVIACNSASAAAYELVREYVGSKAQVLSVIDPIVAHLGQAYAGRRVGLIGTKQTVNSNVYKKKVDDLNAGVDLHSLATPLLVPMIEEGFFKNAISDDIIAAYLSQPDLANIDALVLACTHYPLIKEQIARFYAGGVDVLDASDVVAADTEAYLAAHGLLAPASETPPAHHFYVSDFTRSFEESTRIFFEQEVHLEHYPLWD; from the coding sequence ATGACTACTGCTGCTCCCGCGCCGGCCGTTTCGGCGGCTTTGGCCGCCCGGCCCATTGGCATGTTCGACTCCGGTATTGGCGGCCTCACGGTGGCGCGGGCCGTGGCGCGCCGCCTGCCCCACGAGCAAATCGTGTACTTCGGCGATACTGCCCACCTGCCCTACGGCGATAAAAGCACGGCCGCCATTCAGGCCTATTCGGTGAAGATTTGCGACCTGCTGCTGCGCCAGAATTGCAAGCTGATTGTGATTGCCTGCAACTCGGCCTCGGCCGCCGCCTACGAGCTGGTGCGCGAGTACGTGGGGAGCAAAGCACAAGTGCTGAGTGTGATTGACCCCATTGTGGCGCACCTGGGCCAGGCCTACGCTGGCCGCCGCGTGGGCCTCATTGGCACGAAGCAGACGGTGAACTCCAACGTATATAAGAAGAAGGTCGACGACCTGAACGCCGGCGTGGACCTGCACTCGCTGGCCACGCCGCTGCTGGTGCCCATGATTGAGGAAGGCTTCTTCAAAAACGCTATTTCCGACGACATCATTGCTGCCTACCTCAGCCAGCCCGACCTGGCTAACATCGACGCGCTGGTGCTGGCCTGCACGCATTACCCGCTGATAAAGGAGCAGATTGCCCGCTTCTACGCCGGTGGGGTCGATGTGCTGGACGCTTCCGACGTGGTGGCGGCCGATACCGAAGCCTATCTGGCCGCCCACGGCCTGCTGGCACCCGCGTCGGAAACACCCCCGGCGCACCACTTCTATGTGTCGGATTTTACCCGCTCATTTGAGGAAAGTACGCGGATTTTCTTCGAGCAGGAAGTGCATTTAGAGCACTATCCCCTGTGGGATTAG
- a CDS encoding arylesterase, whose protein sequence is MKFLHLPFAALLGLALTACNAGPTAEQPAASATPVATAPAAAKTSTKRLLFFGNSLTAGYGVEPEEAFAGLIGNKIDSLKLGYEVINAGLSGETTAGGRSRVSWILKQPVDIFVLELGGNDGLRGLPLSATRENLQGIIDTVRRRSPGAQIVLAGMQIPPNMGQSYANDFKAIYQEIAAKNHLVLIPFLLEGVGGDRSLNQADGIHPTAAGHRIVARTVWAVLQPLVR, encoded by the coding sequence ATGAAATTCCTGCATTTGCCCTTCGCCGCCCTGCTTGGGCTGGCCCTCACCGCCTGCAACGCCGGCCCCACGGCCGAGCAGCCGGCTGCTTCAGCTACGCCGGTTGCCACTGCCCCGGCCGCAGCCAAAACGTCCACCAAACGCCTGCTGTTCTTCGGCAACAGCCTCACCGCCGGCTACGGCGTAGAGCCTGAAGAAGCCTTCGCGGGCCTAATTGGCAATAAAATCGACTCCCTCAAACTCGGTTACGAAGTGATAAACGCCGGCCTGAGCGGCGAAACCACCGCCGGCGGCCGCAGCCGCGTGAGCTGGATTCTGAAACAGCCCGTCGACATATTCGTGCTGGAGCTGGGCGGCAACGACGGCCTGCGCGGCCTGCCCCTCTCGGCCACCCGCGAAAACCTGCAAGGCATCATCGACACGGTGCGGCGGCGTAGCCCCGGCGCGCAAATTGTGCTGGCCGGCATGCAGATTCCGCCCAACATGGGCCAGTCCTACGCCAATGATTTCAAGGCTATTTATCAGGAAATTGCTGCCAAAAACCACCTCGTTCTCATTCCCTTCCTGCTCGAAGGCGTGGGCGGCGACCGTAGCCTGAACCAGGCCGACGGCATTCACCCCACGGCGGCCGGGCACCGCATCGTAGCGCGCACAGTGTGGGCGGTGCTCCAGCCGCTGGTGCGGTGA
- a CDS encoding ABC transporter ATP-binding protein: MSILRVENLTKTYPSAGQPLTVLHGVSFELAAGDTFAIVGSSGSGKTTLLGLCAGLDRATSGSVWLNNIQLDNLSEDERAAVRNQHVGFIFQNFQLLPTLTALENVLVPLELRGQRGATKTALDLLDRVGLAARAGHYPAQLSGGEQQRVSLARAFANRPAVLFADEPTGNLDPDTSEKVVDLLFELNREAGTTLVLVTHDLELAAKTQRTLRLRGGKVVEEAVH; this comes from the coding sequence ATGTCCATTCTCCGCGTCGAAAACCTCACTAAAACCTACCCCAGCGCCGGCCAGCCGCTCACGGTGCTCCACGGCGTCAGCTTCGAGCTGGCGGCCGGCGACACCTTTGCCATTGTGGGCTCCTCGGGCTCGGGCAAAACCACGCTTCTGGGCCTTTGCGCCGGCCTGGACCGCGCCACTTCGGGCAGCGTGTGGCTGAATAATATTCAGCTCGATAACCTGAGCGAGGACGAGCGCGCCGCCGTGCGCAACCAGCACGTCGGCTTTATTTTCCAGAACTTCCAGCTCCTGCCCACCCTCACGGCCCTCGAAAACGTGCTGGTGCCGCTGGAGTTGCGCGGCCAACGCGGAGCCACCAAAACCGCCCTCGACCTGCTCGACCGCGTGGGCTTGGCCGCCCGCGCTGGCCACTACCCCGCCCAGCTATCCGGTGGCGAGCAGCAGCGCGTGAGCCTGGCCCGCGCCTTCGCCAACCGCCCCGCCGTGCTCTTCGCCGACGAGCCCACCGGCAACCTCGACCCCGACACCAGCGAGAAAGTAGTGGACTTATTGTTCGAGCTCAACCGCGAAGCCGGCACCACGCTGGTGCTGGTAACCCACGATTTGGAGCTGGCTGCGAAGACACAGCGCACGCTGCGGCTACGCGGGGGTAAAGTGGTGGAGGAAGCAGTTCATTAG